From Spartinivicinus ruber, the proteins below share one genomic window:
- the rpmE gene encoding 50S ribosomal protein L31, whose amino-acid sequence MKADIHPNYEEITATCSCGNEIKTSSTLCKDIHLDVCSACHPFYTGKQKVLDTGGRIERFNKRFSVRGLKK is encoded by the coding sequence ATGAAAGCTGATATTCATCCAAATTACGAAGAAATTACTGCAACTTGTAGCTGTGGCAATGAAATCAAAACTAGCTCTACTCTATGCAAGGATATTCACCTAGACGTTTGTTCTGCGTGTCACCCTTTCTATACTGGCAAACAGAAAGTACTAGACACTGGTGGTCGTATTGAACGGTTTAACAAGCGTTTCTCTGTGCGTGGTCTTAAGAAGTAA